TATATTGAGAGCTCCCGTGGGATGCCAGAATGACAATCAAATAGTAACAAGTATGTAATGCAAGTATGGAAAGCAAGCAGTATGGCTCTATCCGATAGCGACTTACGCGATGTCGATCGAGATTTACTGGAATATCTACTCGAGGGTCGTATAACACCAGTCTACGCGCGCGAACGAATGGCCGATGAAGGCCAGAGAGATGTAACAAGTACATATCTTGGCCAACGGCTTCAACGGCTCGAGGAACATGGTCACGTGCGTAATCTCTATGATACGGGATTATACGAACTCATCAACGATCCACGCGAGACCGAAAGTAAGTGACGTAGCAAAGGCACCCAACTGATAGCGACGACGGCCGACGTCGCCACCCGCGGAGCCCTACGTGCTGGAGGGGCCCATCACGGCGTAGCGCAGGGCGTCGAGACAGTGATCCCGCGCGCCCGGCGCGCCGACGTCGTCCTCGGTGTAGCTGAAGAACTCCCGGATCAGGGGCCGACAGCGCTCCGAGACCAACAGCCCGACCGCCGGCTCGTCGGTGTCGTCCGACTCGTCGGCGTCGTCAGGCTCATCGTCCCGCCTGAATCGCTTCGAGCGAGCCCGTGGGGGAGCGGGATGGCCCATGAACGGCCGCCGCACCGTTTGCTTTTTCGGCGTCGGCGCGACGGAGAGGTTGCCGTCGGGCTCGAGGCGCTTGCGCACCTCGGCGATCCCGGCGTCGATATCCTTCGTTGCCTTCTCGACGCGGTAGCCCGCCCGCTCGAGTCGGTCGATATGGGCGGGGTCGTGATCGCAGTAGATCGTCCCCGTCGGCCGGCCCTCGAGCCAGTCGCGCACGTCCTCGGTGTGGCTCTCGGTCTCGTAGAACACGTCGAGGACGACGAGCTGATCGAGCGGCGTTTTGCCGAGTTCGAGGACCACGCTCGGATTGTTCCAGCCGACGTCGTGGCCGTAGATCCGCCAGCTGTCGTCGATACGGGTGACGGCCTCGGCGTGGGGGATGACGTGGGTCTCGCGGCTGAACGTCGCGTACACCAGTCCCGTGGCGGCGGCAAAGCCGCCGTGGAGCGCCTGCTCCTCACGCTGGGTGTCGCTGTACTGCCGCTTGAACCGCTCAAGGACGTCGTCTTCGAGATACGGGTTGTCGAGC
This DNA window, taken from Natronococcus sp. CG52, encodes the following:
- a CDS encoding terminase large subunit domain-containing protein, giving the protein MTTPTKREIKRLLEALKREQPADAPSNLTVEWREAAPDERPTGIEYDPETETLYYDIWPAQRECLTALNSGNADIVGFLGGYGTGKSVLGARWLLAQALTTPGSRFLAMGKTFTEATGSTFTKLFAQLPGDNTATDPERSPLVADYIKADRELTLTNGTVIVLGSADKWDRYAGAEFGGIWLDEPSQYQADLHRLLEMEGSRLRGVAGSKVRCWTLTGNGFNDAYEILEKRQDATGKPLDLEIELVRASTLDNPYLEDDVLERFKRQYSDTQREEQALHGGFAAATGLVYATFSRETHVIPHAEAVTRIDDSWRIYGHDVGWNNPSVVLELGKTPLDQLVVLDVFYETESHTEDVRDWLEGRPTGTIYCDHDPAHIDRLERAGYRVEKATKDIDAGIAEVRKRLEPDGNLSVAPTPKKQTVRRPFMGHPAPPRARSKRFRRDDEPDDADESDDTDEPAVGLLVSERCRPLIREFFSYTEDDVGAPGARDHCLDALRYAVMGPSST